Proteins found in one Vicia villosa cultivar HV-30 ecotype Madison, WI unplaced genomic scaffold, Vvil1.0 ctg.000625F_1_1, whole genome shotgun sequence genomic segment:
- the LOC131629974 gene encoding organic cation/carnitine transporter 3-like, translating to MAAIQELPSSIPQPSSKVYNFSFHQEKVFLSTADMMEKGLGRFGWLGFVQCILVAFTMFFDAQQSFITIYTDDYPTWHCTNSTMCNSDSNICNIPKSSWSWDGPSHKTVISHWNLECASSFVTGLPQSMFFIGCLLGSILLATLADTSLGRKNTLVLSGLSMSIVSTLIVFSTNIWIYSAFKFVIGFLRSSIGTCVLVLVPEKVSTEWRFTVGIVIYLCFTFGYMSLPAIAYVNRFNSWRSVYIWTSVPAICYLVIAYIFVTESPRWLLMQGRHQEAMAMLTGVSSLENGNDLTVALIEAPVSKQKASFFQLYSSIAELFGRGWALKRMVIIMVLGIGIGMVYFGMLLAVGNLGFDIYLAVVFNALMQIMACVATYFLGNLRRKRSILVFSVASGISCIMCVVVGSGIQEIRVGLAMVSFFCACIAYNVFLVYIIELFPTTVRNTTTSLVRQSIVFGNIFTPFLISAGRKNEIFSYGMFGVVIMLSCFTLLILPETRGLALCDTMDQQEIKDDMPV from the exons ATGGCGGCTATTCAAGAGTTACCTTCTTCCATTCCTCAACCTTCTTCCAAGGTATACAACTTTTCTTTCCAT CAGGAAAAAGTGTTTCTTTCAACGGCTGATATGATGGAAAAGGGTTTAGGAAGATTTGGTTGGTTAGGATTTGTTCAATGCATTCTTGTTGCATTTACAATGTTCTTTGATGCACAGCAATCGTTCATAACCATCTACACCGACGATTACCCGACTTGGCATTGCACGAATTCAACAATGTGTAACTCGGATTCTAATATCTGTAACATCCCTAAATCTTCGTGGTCATGGGATGGACCGTCACACAAAACAGTGATATCTCATTGGAATCTTGAATGTGCCAGTAGCTTCGTTACTGGTTTACCGCAGTCTATGTTCTTTATTGGCTGCCTTTTAGGTTCAATTCTTCTTGCAACTTTAGCGGATACTTCACTTGGAAGAAAGAACACGCTTGTTTTGTCTGGTTTATCAATGTCTATAGTTTCAACTCTCATAGTTTTCTCTACCAATATTTGGATCTACTCTGCTTTTAAATTCGTCATTGGCTTTTTGCGTTCGTCAATCGGAACTTGTGTTCTAGTTTTGGTCCCTGAGAAAGTTAGTACTGAGTGGAGGTTCACTGTTGGTATTGTCATATATCTCTGCTTTACATTTGGGTATATGTCACTACCTGCTATAGCTTATGTCAATAGATTTAATTCATGGAGATCGGTTTATATCTGGACGTCGGTTCCTGCTATTTGTTACTTGGTTATTGCTTATATCTTTGTTACCGAGTCTCCAAGGTGGCTTCTAATGCAAGGAAGACATCAAGAAGCTATGGCAATGCTTACCGGAGTTTCTTCATTAGAGAATGGTAATGATTTGACAGTAGCTTTAATAGAAGCTCCAGTGAGTAAACAAAAGGCTTCGTTTTTCCAACTCTACTCATCGATAGCCGAGTTGTTTGGGAGAGGTTGGGCTTTAAAGAGAATGGTCATAATAATGGTGCTTGGTATTGGAATTGGaatggtgtattttggtatgtTATTAGCAGTTGGGAACTTAGGATTCGACATTTACTTGGCGGTTGTGTTCAATGCCTTAATGCAAATAATGGCTTGCGTTGCTACGTATTTCTTGGGGAATCTCCGAAGAAAACGGTCAATTCTTGTATTCTCAGTAGCTAGTGGCATAAGCTGTATAATGTGTGTCGTTGTTGGATCGGGAATACAAGAAATTAGAGTCGGATTAGCCATGGTATCGTTTTTCTGCGCTTGCATAGCTTATAATGTGTTTCTGGTTTACATTATTGAGCTATTTCCAACAACTGTGAGGAACACTACAACGTCATTGGTGAGACAGTCTATTGTTTTTGGTAACATTTTCACTCcctttttgatatctgctgggagGAAAAACGAAATTTTCTCTTACGGCATGTTTGGAGTCGTTATCATGTTGTCGTGTTTTACGTTGCTTATTTTGCCGGAGACAAGAGGATTAGCTCTTTGTGATACCATGGATCAACAAGAGATAAAAGATGATATGCCGGTATAA